A DNA window from Kitasatospora viridis contains the following coding sequences:
- a CDS encoding AfsR/SARP family transcriptional regulator, with amino-acid sequence MPQSAPEGGLQFRVLGPIELWNSRRVDLGGLKQRTLMAALLLGAGHVQSVDRLIETLWDGPPPASAPNLVRFYVHQLRKRLGPEGAALLRTAPPGYLLPTEGHQLDLLLFEQLAAEARQAAAQGDHRLAVSRFRAGLALWRGQLLSGTESALLERLYAPRIEESRLTAVEDLVDSELAMGDLAGVVGELSTLVAHHPFRERMHHQLMLALYRSGRRVEALEVFRRLREQLAEEMGIDPGPNLRQLMQEILTDQVPTAPPVPAATVTLTSAPAPAEPPAPAGPVADPGLPRGPQPESLPQPAAGDDAVPPPEPPTPVRSPFGAAAPAMRAPAAIASLVGRDRERRLITDWFRLPREANPSSSPVAVISGLPGVGKSALLAACAQDLHHLYPDGQLYADLAETPIADALADFLVALGVSRRELPRGASQRAGFFRGVTHDRRVLVLLDNVPSEQQARPLLPASPGSAVLLTAAQRLAALENALPVSLEVLDPAGGVAMLEQLLGAERVAQERRAALEIVQFCEGLPLAIRIVAARLALRPDLLLAQLAHRLRDPGRRLDELRFGDLDLRARLRHGYQGLERPAQHLFRLLGSTTHAELTLDRLTRLVGGDPTTGTDALVRAHYLTVGNRDGAYRRLGLVDSFAAELYGGDRLRRLAPRALGERPRAQTLARPATG; translated from the coding sequence ATGCCGCAGTCCGCGCCCGAGGGCGGTCTACAGTTCCGGGTCCTCGGCCCGATCGAGCTCTGGAACAGCCGCCGCGTCGACCTCGGCGGCCTCAAACAGCGCACCCTGATGGCGGCCCTGTTGCTCGGCGCCGGGCACGTACAGTCGGTGGACCGGTTGATCGAGACGCTCTGGGACGGCCCGCCACCGGCCAGCGCGCCCAACCTGGTCCGGTTCTACGTGCACCAGCTGCGCAAGCGCCTCGGCCCGGAGGGCGCCGCGCTGCTGCGCACGGCGCCGCCCGGCTACCTGCTGCCCACCGAGGGGCACCAGCTGGACCTCCTGCTCTTCGAGCAGCTGGCCGCCGAGGCCCGGCAGGCCGCCGCCCAGGGCGACCACCGGCTGGCGGTCTCCAGGTTCCGGGCCGGTCTCGCGCTCTGGCGCGGGCAGCTGCTCTCCGGCACCGAGTCCGCGCTGCTGGAACGCCTCTACGCGCCGCGGATCGAGGAGTCCCGGCTGACCGCCGTCGAGGACCTGGTGGACAGCGAGCTGGCCATGGGCGACCTGGCGGGCGTGGTCGGCGAGCTCAGCACGCTGGTCGCCCACCACCCGTTCCGGGAGCGGATGCACCATCAGCTGATGCTGGCCCTCTACCGCTCGGGCCGCCGGGTCGAGGCGCTGGAGGTGTTCCGGCGCCTGCGCGAGCAGCTGGCCGAGGAGATGGGCATCGACCCCGGGCCGAACCTGCGCCAGCTGATGCAGGAGATCCTGACCGACCAGGTGCCGACCGCCCCACCCGTGCCGGCGGCGACGGTGACCCTCACCTCGGCGCCCGCCCCGGCCGAACCGCCGGCACCGGCCGGCCCGGTGGCCGACCCCGGCCTGCCCCGCGGCCCGCAGCCGGAGTCACTGCCGCAGCCCGCGGCCGGCGACGACGCGGTGCCGCCCCCGGAGCCGCCGACCCCGGTGCGCTCCCCCTTCGGTGCGGCCGCCCCCGCGATGCGGGCGCCCGCGGCGATCGCCTCCCTGGTCGGCCGCGACCGGGAGCGCCGGCTGATCACCGACTGGTTCCGGCTCCCCCGCGAGGCGAACCCGTCCAGCTCCCCGGTGGCCGTGATCAGCGGACTGCCCGGCGTCGGCAAGAGCGCCCTGCTCGCCGCCTGCGCCCAGGACCTCCACCACCTCTACCCCGACGGCCAGTTGTACGCGGACCTGGCCGAGACGCCGATCGCCGACGCGTTGGCCGACTTCCTGGTCGCGCTCGGAGTCTCCCGGCGCGAGCTGCCGCGCGGCGCCAGCCAGCGGGCCGGGTTCTTCCGCGGGGTCACCCACGACCGCCGGGTGCTGGTGCTGCTCGACAACGTGCCGTCCGAACAGCAGGCCCGCCCGCTGCTCCCGGCCTCCCCGGGCAGCGCCGTCCTGCTCACCGCCGCCCAGCGGTTGGCGGCCCTGGAGAACGCCCTGCCGGTGAGCCTGGAGGTGCTGGACCCGGCCGGCGGGGTGGCGATGCTGGAGCAGCTGCTCGGCGCCGAGCGGGTGGCGCAGGAGCGGCGGGCCGCGCTGGAGATCGTCCAGTTCTGCGAGGGGCTGCCGCTGGCGATCCGGATCGTGGCCGCCCGCCTGGCGCTGCGCCCGGACCTGCTGCTGGCGCAGCTGGCGCACCGGCTGCGCGACCCGGGGCGCAGACTCGACGAGCTGCGGTTCGGCGACCTCGACCTGCGCGCCCGGCTGCGGCACGGCTACCAGGGCCTGGAGCGCCCGGCCCAGCACCTGTTCCGCCTGCTGGGCAGCACCACGCACGCGGAGCTGACCCTGGACCGGCTGACCCGGCTGGTGGGCGGGGACCCGACCACCGGGACCGACGCCCTGGTCCGGGCGCACTACCTGACGGTCGGCAACCGGGACGGCGCCTACCGGCGGCTCGGCCTGGTGGACTCCTTCGCCGCCGAGCTGTACGGCGGGGACCGGCTGCGCCGGTTGGCTCCCCGCGCGCTCGGCGAGCGTCCTCGCGCGCAGACGCTGGCCCGACCGGCGACCGGCTGA
- a CDS encoding thioesterase II family protein gives MTARRSRWLLCRDRDPGARLRLYFFPHSGGSAGEYLRWGAGLPGVEVWGVQPPGRAGRMAEPPIDRLDQLVQRLLAEAEFDGPFAFFGHSLGALVAFETARALRAAGREQPVALIASGLGAPRHQPGRPPLGEVDDARLIAALAAQGESLPPDLLADDELRAQLLGCLRADIRLLDGYRHRPGEPLDLPITVLAGREDTEPERQLRDWADHTTAPTQLELLPGGHFYLREQHDAAHRTIAGALHRAVPEPAG, from the coding sequence ATGACCGCCCGGCGATCCCGCTGGCTGCTCTGCCGCGACCGCGACCCCGGAGCCCGGTTGCGCCTCTACTTCTTCCCGCACAGCGGCGGCTCGGCCGGCGAGTACCTGCGCTGGGGCGCCGGGCTGCCCGGGGTCGAGGTCTGGGGCGTCCAACCGCCGGGCCGGGCCGGCCGGATGGCGGAGCCGCCGATCGACCGGCTCGACCAGCTGGTCCAACGGCTGCTGGCAGAGGCCGAGTTCGACGGGCCGTTCGCCTTCTTCGGGCACAGCCTGGGCGCCCTGGTCGCCTTCGAGACCGCCCGGGCGCTGCGTGCGGCCGGGCGCGAACAGCCGGTGGCGCTGATCGCCTCGGGCCTGGGCGCCCCCCGGCACCAGCCCGGTCGGCCGCCGCTGGGCGAGGTCGACGACGCCCGGCTGATCGCCGCGCTGGCGGCCCAGGGCGAGTCACTGCCGCCCGACCTGCTCGCCGACGACGAGCTGCGCGCCCAACTGCTGGGCTGCCTGCGGGCCGACATCCGGCTGCTGGACGGCTACCGCCACCGCCCGGGCGAACCGCTGGACCTGCCGATCACCGTGCTGGCCGGGCGCGAGGACACCGAGCCCGAGCGGCAACTGCGCGACTGGGCCGACCACACCACCGCCCCGACGCAGCTGGAGCTGCTGCCCGGCGGCCACTTCTACCTGAGGGAACAGCATGACGCCGCCCACCGCACCATCGCCGGAGCGCTCCACCGCGCCGTCCCCGAGCCGGCCGGCTGA
- a CDS encoding type 2 lanthipeptide synthetase LanM family protein: protein MIIEGTIAAGSTGSDGSSDRVPAAERAAGEPWAEFLAQALAGAPAAPVALPPGALPGTTGFQAVLAPFAELAGARLARAAGPAAGVVDLPAIRARFVERLAGQLARQAARTLVLELNVARVTGQLAGDTPAERFRDFLAQAAGRDGLTALLDQYPVLARLLAQTSGHAADALGELLVRFAADRAELVAALLSGDDPGTLAAVRQGAGDGHRHGRGVAVLRFASGARLVYKPRPLGLHRHFNEVVDWFNTQPGTPGLRTVALLERPGYGWLEHVAARPCTEAAELDRFYLRQGAWLALLHALDGTDQHYENLIACADHPVPVDVETLFHPPAPPDPADQDPAALVLGASVYRTGLLPHLLLGDETALDASGLGGDAGAPAPTAGVEWADAGTDRMRLVRRDGDIAGADNRPGLTGAGAWADPADHTEALVAGFRAGYRTIAAARAELVGPQGLLHRFAGDEARVVVRATQSYLTLLDESTHPDVLRDPAERTGVLRLLETDALGEPAWPALVDAEVAELWDGDVPLFTTRPGSADLWSGTGARIPGALARTGLDRVLAKVAAMGEADLGAQEWIIRASMAARSTVPAHEVAAPVALSPGPAPALTAPDAARAIGDRLVELAHRGAGRANWLGLDLLADRYWRLGPAGADLGCGFPGPALFLAQLAALTGQARYAETARHALRPVPRLLDRFAAAPEELGLLGSGAFTGLGGLVYALTQVAVLLDDPEVHGWIEPAARLTAAAAEREPDEQSGVAEGTAGGLATLLAVYRAMGSATARQGARLCADRLADRPPPAPDAPRPAGFAAGEAGIGWALLRYAAAGQATERHERAGLAALRSAARSAAAAAASAPTAPTWCRGTAGIALAIADSPGAAADPGSESESESAELVARATRALATAGPLPDHGLCHGETGALELLARLGAAGGPAAPAARAALERRSAALLAALDRAGPRCATPGGLPVPGLLAGLSGIGHGLLRLGFPERTASALLLQPPIQRRTSPRKP, encoded by the coding sequence GTGATCATCGAGGGGACGATTGCGGCCGGATCGACCGGGTCTGACGGGTCGTCGGACCGCGTTCCCGCAGCGGAGCGGGCCGCCGGCGAGCCCTGGGCGGAGTTCCTCGCCCAGGCCCTCGCGGGCGCCCCCGCCGCGCCTGTCGCCCTGCCGCCGGGAGCGCTCCCCGGCACCACCGGCTTCCAGGCCGTGCTGGCCCCCTTCGCCGAGCTGGCCGGCGCCCGGCTGGCCCGGGCGGCCGGACCGGCCGCCGGCGTCGTCGACCTCCCCGCCATCCGCGCCCGCTTCGTCGAGCGCCTCGCCGGGCAGCTGGCCCGCCAGGCCGCCCGCACCCTGGTGCTGGAGCTGAACGTCGCCAGGGTCACCGGGCAGTTGGCCGGTGACACGCCGGCCGAGCGCTTCCGGGACTTCCTCGCCCAGGCCGCCGGCCGGGACGGGCTGACCGCGCTGCTCGACCAGTACCCGGTGCTGGCCCGGCTGCTGGCGCAGACCAGCGGCCACGCCGCCGACGCGCTGGGCGAACTGCTGGTCCGGTTCGCCGCCGACCGCGCGGAGCTGGTCGCCGCGCTGCTGTCCGGCGACGACCCCGGGACCCTGGCCGCCGTCCGACAGGGCGCCGGCGACGGCCACCGGCACGGCCGGGGCGTCGCGGTGCTGCGCTTCGCGAGCGGGGCGCGGCTGGTCTACAAGCCGCGGCCGCTGGGCCTGCACCGGCACTTCAACGAGGTGGTCGACTGGTTCAACACGCAGCCGGGGACGCCCGGCCTGCGCACCGTGGCGCTGCTGGAGCGGCCCGGCTACGGCTGGTTGGAGCACGTCGCCGCCCGGCCGTGCACCGAGGCCGCCGAACTGGACCGGTTCTACCTGCGCCAGGGCGCCTGGCTCGCCCTGCTGCACGCGCTGGACGGGACCGACCAGCACTACGAGAACCTGATCGCCTGCGCCGACCACCCCGTCCCGGTCGACGTCGAGACGCTCTTCCACCCGCCCGCGCCCCCGGACCCCGCCGACCAGGACCCGGCCGCGCTGGTGCTGGGCGCCTCCGTCTACCGCACCGGGCTGCTGCCGCACCTGCTGCTCGGCGACGAGACGGCGTTGGACGCCTCCGGCCTCGGCGGCGACGCCGGAGCACCGGCGCCGACCGCCGGTGTGGAGTGGGCGGACGCCGGCACCGACCGGATGCGGCTGGTCCGCCGGGACGGGGACATCGCCGGAGCCGACAACCGCCCCGGGCTCACCGGGGCCGGGGCGTGGGCCGATCCGGCGGACCACACCGAGGCGCTGGTCGCCGGGTTCCGCGCGGGCTACCGGACGATCGCCGCCGCGCGGGCCGAACTGGTCGGCCCGCAGGGCCTGTTGCACCGCTTCGCCGGGGACGAGGCGCGGGTGGTGGTGCGCGCCACCCAGTCGTACCTGACGCTGCTGGACGAGTCGACCCATCCGGACGTCCTGCGGGACCCGGCCGAGCGGACCGGCGTGCTGCGGCTGCTGGAGACCGACGCGCTCGGCGAGCCCGCCTGGCCCGCGCTGGTCGATGCCGAGGTCGCGGAGCTGTGGGACGGCGACGTGCCGCTGTTCACCACCCGGCCGGGCTCGGCCGACCTGTGGAGCGGCACGGGCGCGCGGATACCGGGCGCGCTGGCGCGGACCGGCCTGGACCGGGTGCTGGCCAAGGTCGCGGCCATGGGGGAGGCCGACCTCGGCGCGCAGGAGTGGATCATCCGGGCCTCGATGGCCGCCAGGTCCACCGTCCCGGCCCATGAGGTCGCTGCGCCGGTGGCCCTGAGTCCTGGCCCGGCCCCGGCCCTGACCGCGCCGGACGCCGCCCGGGCCATCGGCGACCGGCTGGTCGAACTCGCCCACCGGGGCGCCGGCCGGGCGAACTGGCTCGGCCTGGACCTGCTCGCCGACCGCTACTGGCGGCTCGGCCCGGCCGGCGCCGACCTGGGCTGCGGCTTCCCGGGCCCGGCGCTCTTCCTCGCCCAACTCGCCGCGCTCACCGGGCAGGCGCGCTACGCCGAGACCGCCCGGCACGCGCTGCGCCCGGTGCCGCGCCTGCTGGACCGGTTCGCCGCCGCGCCCGAGGAGTTGGGGCTGCTCGGCTCGGGCGCCTTCACCGGCCTGGGCGGCCTCGTCTACGCCCTCACCCAGGTGGCCGTCCTGCTGGACGACCCCGAGGTCCACGGCTGGATCGAACCCGCCGCCCGGCTCACCGCCGCCGCGGCCGAGCGCGAACCCGACGAGCAGTCAGGAGTGGCCGAGGGAACGGCCGGCGGCCTCGCCACCCTGCTCGCCGTGTACCGGGCAATGGGCAGCGCCACGGCCCGGCAGGGCGCCCGGCTGTGCGCCGACCGGCTCGCCGACCGCCCGCCGCCGGCCCCCGACGCCCCGCGGCCGGCCGGCTTCGCCGCGGGCGAGGCCGGGATCGGCTGGGCCCTGCTGCGCTACGCGGCGGCCGGCCAGGCCACGGAGCGGCACGAGCGCGCGGGGCTGGCGGCGCTGCGCTCGGCCGCACGCTCCGCCGCCGCCGCCGCGGCGAGCGCGCCGACCGCGCCGACCTGGTGCCGGGGGACGGCCGGGATCGCGCTGGCGATCGCCGACAGCCCGGGCGCGGCGGCGGACCCGGGGTCGGAGTCGGAGTCGGAATCGGCCGAGTTGGTCGCCCGCGCCACCCGGGCGCTCGCCACCGCCGGGCCGCTGCCCGACCACGGCCTGTGCCACGGTGAGACGGGCGCCCTGGAACTGCTCGCCCGCCTGGGCGCGGCCGGCGGCCCTGCCGCGCCCGCCGCGCGGGCGGCCCTGGAGCGCCGCTCGGCCGCGCTGCTCGCCGCGCTCGACCGCGCCGGGCCGCGCTGCGCGACGCCCGGCGGCCTGCCCGTGCCCGGCCTGCTGGCCGGCCTGTCCGGCATCGGCCACGGGCTCCTCCGGCTCGGGTTCCCCGAGCGCACAGCCTCGGCGCTGCTCCTGCAGCCGCCGATCCAACGGCGGACGTCACCACGGAAGCCGTGA
- a CDS encoding helix-turn-helix transcriptional regulator codes for MRTTSSATVGRDAEIALLSGLVTGLRSPAGKAVFLLGEAGIGKSRLVEECAARAGELGLPVLRGRGRPTGAGTPFRPLAEALASRLRVGGPPTDPELLPYRPALARLVPEWRQAPGAHTHFESLVELAEALLRLLAVLGRQGGCVLLLEDLHDADSETIAVAEYLVDNLAGLPVLLLATLRPEPSPALELARAADRRRAAAVTELRALEPSAVRALAAGCLGTPADRIPAAVVARLVDVADGNPYLIEELLAEMVGSGLLREGPQGWQVVGDLSATLPATVVRGYGQRIARLDPQVREVVLLAASLGVGFSVAHLRVITGHDDRALFAHLRAAAEAGLIVPDPAAPFGYMFRHALTGEAVLAGLPPAERAAIARHAAAALHRADPELPDDRCQLVAGLLVAAGHPGDAALLFAEAGRRALADGMTGSAVLLLQRGHELAAPASRPAITESLLYALTEAGQLDAAVALAQTLPSAGAQALDHDRRIALRTRLAWAAVAAERPADAVEQAALARELLGPGGTPEQLAALAVVEGHLALLPGQHGRAVDAERLVREAVELAERAKLPVLACQSWQVLALLSRELGFEVADSCLERMLAVAEANSLPQWRVEALMRLGVNAFLRTGEGRRIEQARESARELGALALTQEADAVLALRAVLRGDPGTAGAIVERCLDPSERMHNIATHRYLLLIAATLEAHRGRRREMDKALLRFDKAGGGESMLVPLMHGLCRAVCALLEEDRETARAELAASVAWEERHPNLYYLSGRYGLRPLLAVLPGAGGRAEYAAAAAAPVGRLAWNRQFLRLAEAVVLGREGRAAEAARAVEEVGETAGVFPTGYHLGLRLVAEAALADGWGEPVAWLRTAEEYFHELDVPAVAAACRALLRQAGANVGQRRSGRELIPAELRAQGLTPREYEVLELLPDCPGNQGIARRLFISPRTVEKHVASLLRKTGRPDRAALCRLAVELCDAGGGRPPAGGGH; via the coding sequence ATGCGGACCACTTCATCGGCGACCGTCGGCCGGGACGCCGAAATCGCGCTGCTCAGCGGCCTGGTGACGGGCCTTCGGAGCCCCGCCGGCAAGGCGGTGTTCCTGCTGGGCGAGGCGGGGATCGGCAAGTCCCGGCTGGTCGAGGAATGCGCGGCCCGGGCGGGCGAGCTCGGCCTGCCGGTGCTGCGCGGGCGCGGGCGGCCGACCGGTGCGGGCACACCGTTCCGTCCGCTGGCCGAGGCGCTGGCCTCGCGGCTGCGGGTCGGCGGGCCGCCCACCGACCCCGAACTGCTGCCGTACCGGCCCGCGCTGGCCCGGCTGGTCCCGGAGTGGCGGCAGGCGCCGGGCGCGCACACCCACTTCGAGAGCCTGGTCGAGCTGGCCGAGGCGCTGCTGCGACTGCTCGCCGTGCTGGGCCGGCAGGGCGGCTGCGTGCTGCTGCTGGAGGACCTGCACGACGCGGACTCCGAGACGATCGCCGTCGCGGAGTACCTGGTGGACAACCTCGCCGGACTGCCGGTGCTGCTGCTGGCCACCCTGCGGCCCGAGCCGAGCCCGGCCCTGGAGCTGGCCCGCGCCGCCGACCGGCGCCGGGCCGCCGCCGTCACCGAGCTGCGGGCGCTGGAGCCGTCGGCGGTGCGGGCGCTGGCCGCCGGCTGCCTGGGCACCCCGGCCGACCGGATCCCGGCGGCGGTCGTCGCGCGCCTGGTCGACGTGGCCGACGGCAACCCCTACCTGATCGAGGAGCTGCTGGCCGAGATGGTCGGCTCCGGCCTGCTGCGCGAGGGCCCGCAGGGCTGGCAGGTGGTCGGCGACCTGTCCGCGACCCTCCCGGCGACCGTGGTCCGCGGCTACGGCCAGCGGATCGCCCGGCTCGACCCGCAGGTGCGGGAAGTCGTGCTGCTGGCGGCCTCGTTGGGCGTCGGCTTCTCGGTCGCCCACCTGCGGGTGATCACCGGGCACGACGACCGGGCCCTGTTCGCCCACCTCAGGGCGGCGGCCGAGGCGGGCCTGATCGTGCCGGACCCGGCGGCGCCGTTCGGGTACATGTTCCGCCACGCGCTCACCGGCGAGGCGGTGCTGGCGGGCCTGCCCCCGGCGGAGCGCGCCGCCATCGCCCGGCACGCCGCCGCGGCGCTGCACCGTGCCGATCCGGAACTGCCGGACGACCGCTGCCAGTTGGTCGCCGGGCTGCTGGTGGCGGCGGGCCACCCGGGCGACGCGGCCCTGCTCTTCGCCGAAGCCGGGCGCCGGGCCCTGGCCGACGGCATGACCGGATCGGCCGTGCTGCTGCTGCAACGCGGCCACGAGCTGGCCGCCCCGGCCAGCCGGCCCGCCATCACCGAGTCGCTGCTGTACGCGCTGACCGAGGCCGGCCAGCTGGACGCCGCCGTCGCCCTCGCGCAGACCCTGCCCTCGGCCGGGGCGCAGGCGCTCGACCACGACCGCCGGATCGCCCTGCGCACCCGGCTGGCCTGGGCGGCGGTGGCCGCCGAGCGGCCCGCGGACGCGGTGGAACAGGCCGCGCTGGCCCGCGAGTTGCTCGGCCCCGGCGGCACCCCGGAGCAACTCGCCGCGCTGGCCGTCGTCGAGGGGCACCTCGCCCTGCTCCCCGGCCAGCACGGCCGCGCCGTCGACGCCGAACGGCTGGTCCGGGAGGCGGTCGAGCTGGCCGAGCGGGCGAAGCTGCCGGTGCTGGCCTGCCAGTCCTGGCAGGTGCTCGCGCTGCTCTCGCGCGAGCTGGGGTTCGAGGTCGCGGACTCCTGCCTGGAGCGGATGCTCGCCGTCGCCGAGGCCAACTCGCTGCCCCAGTGGCGGGTCGAGGCGCTCATGCGGCTGGGCGTGAACGCCTTCCTGCGCACCGGCGAGGGCCGCCGGATCGAACAGGCCCGGGAGAGCGCCCGGGAGCTGGGGGCGCTCGCGCTCACCCAGGAGGCCGACGCGGTGCTGGCGCTGCGGGCCGTGCTCCGCGGCGACCCGGGCACGGCCGGGGCGATCGTCGAGCGCTGCCTGGACCCCAGCGAGCGGATGCACAACATCGCCACCCACCGCTACCTGCTGCTGATCGCGGCCACCCTGGAGGCGCACCGCGGCCGTCGCCGGGAGATGGACAAGGCGCTGCTGCGGTTCGACAAGGCGGGCGGCGGCGAGTCGATGCTCGTGCCGCTGATGCACGGGCTGTGCCGAGCGGTCTGCGCCCTGCTGGAGGAGGACCGGGAGACGGCTCGGGCCGAACTGGCGGCGAGCGTCGCCTGGGAGGAGCGGCACCCGAACCTGTACTACCTGTCCGGGCGGTACGGCCTGCGCCCGCTGCTGGCCGTGCTCCCCGGGGCCGGGGGCCGGGCCGAGTACGCCGCCGCGGCGGCGGCCCCGGTGGGCCGGCTGGCCTGGAACCGGCAGTTCCTGCGGTTGGCCGAGGCCGTGGTGCTGGGCCGCGAGGGCCGGGCGGCGGAGGCGGCGCGCGCCGTCGAGGAGGTCGGCGAGACCGCCGGGGTCTTCCCGACCGGGTACCACCTCGGGCTGCGGCTGGTCGCCGAGGCGGCCCTGGCCGACGGCTGGGGCGAGCCGGTGGCCTGGCTGCGCACCGCCGAGGAGTACTTCCACGAGCTCGACGTCCCGGCGGTGGCCGCCGCCTGCCGGGCGCTGCTGCGGCAGGCGGGGGCGAACGTGGGGCAGCGCCGCAGCGGGCGGGAGCTGATACCCGCCGAGCTGCGCGCCCAGGGTCTGACGCCGCGTGAGTACGAGGTGCTGGAGCTGCTGCCCGACTGCCCCGGCAACCAGGGCATCGCCCGACGGCTGTTCATCTCGCCGCGCACGGTGGAGAAGCACGTCGCGAGCCTGCTGCGGAAGACCGGCCGGCCGGATCGGGCGGCCCTGTGCCGGCTGGCGGTCGAGCTCTGCGACGCCGGCGGGGGCCGCCCGCCGGCCGGTGGCGGACACTGA
- a CDS encoding acyl-CoA dehydrogenase family protein has protein sequence MTPPTAPSPERSTAPSPSRPAESFLDGLYRGRLRWDLMRDFPRQDKADREAGDAVLAGFRAFLVDRVDATAIDRDRRLPDELVEELRGRGYLRAMLDPALGGLGLSAVNTFRLVETAASWSSAVAFTLAIGNGFGAGAYLPLLGDGPLHDLVHRRIGGGAIGAGADAEPTGTANSLRRTTATLTADGEGYLLNGEKVFIGNAPIAELLDVTATVLVDGEPQTQAFFVETDSPGFEVVARHEYMGLGGAPNGALRLTDVRVPRQHAFAGSNTELRRSRELAEIGYLARTLVVGAPALAIARLCLHWSREFVNRRTVDGRSLGDHEEIQRILGDSLADVFAIESVADWTLLGAPGADTLFEHVALKNIASLACWRVVDRTMSLLGGEGFETAVSKARRGADPLPVERFFRDARGLRIAGGVDFLLDWFAARGRLAAQDQAPDAGAPDAGAPDEGADGETGLTGRNLEHLRAARAAAAELGRQCRELMDGQPDHARLFARQHLLITLNRIANELLAISAVLARAAAEPGTGLLADLFCAGARQRIAALRAELDGVGEEPDWAAAGAAWLGAEQWPGLLDDVLTTTPPAR, from the coding sequence ATGACGCCGCCCACCGCACCATCGCCGGAGCGCTCCACCGCGCCGTCCCCGAGCCGGCCGGCTGAGAGCTTCCTCGACGGGCTCTACCGCGGGCGGCTGCGCTGGGACCTGATGCGGGACTTCCCCCGGCAGGACAAGGCCGACCGCGAGGCCGGGGACGCCGTGCTCGCCGGCTTCCGGGCCTTCCTGGTGGACCGGGTCGACGCCACCGCGATCGACCGGGACCGCCGGCTCCCCGACGAACTGGTCGAGGAGCTGCGCGGGCGCGGCTACCTGCGGGCGATGCTCGACCCCGCGCTCGGCGGGCTCGGCCTGTCCGCCGTCAACACCTTCCGCCTGGTGGAGACCGCCGCCAGCTGGTCGAGCGCGGTGGCCTTCACCCTGGCGATCGGCAACGGCTTCGGCGCCGGCGCCTACCTGCCGCTGCTGGGCGACGGGCCGCTGCACGACCTGGTGCACCGGCGGATCGGCGGCGGCGCGATCGGCGCCGGGGCCGACGCCGAACCGACCGGCACGGCCAACAGCCTGCGCCGGACCACCGCCACGTTGACCGCCGACGGCGAGGGCTACCTGCTCAACGGCGAGAAGGTCTTCATCGGCAACGCCCCGATCGCCGAACTGCTGGACGTCACCGCCACCGTGCTGGTGGACGGCGAGCCGCAGACCCAGGCGTTCTTCGTCGAGACCGACAGCCCGGGCTTCGAAGTGGTGGCCCGGCACGAGTACATGGGACTCGGCGGGGCGCCCAACGGCGCGCTGCGCCTGACCGACGTGCGGGTGCCCCGGCAGCACGCCTTCGCCGGCAGCAACACCGAGCTGCGCCGCTCCCGCGAACTCGCGGAGATCGGCTACCTGGCCCGGACCCTGGTGGTCGGCGCCCCGGCGCTGGCCATCGCCCGGCTGTGCCTGCACTGGTCGCGGGAGTTCGTCAACCGCCGCACGGTGGACGGGCGCAGCCTCGGCGACCACGAGGAGATCCAGCGGATCCTCGGCGACTCGCTGGCCGACGTCTTCGCGATCGAGAGCGTGGCCGACTGGACCCTGCTCGGGGCCCCGGGCGCGGACACGCTGTTCGAGCACGTGGCGCTCAAGAACATCGCCTCGCTGGCCTGTTGGCGGGTGGTCGACCGGACCATGAGCCTGCTGGGCGGCGAGGGCTTCGAGACCGCGGTCAGCAAGGCCCGGCGGGGCGCCGACCCGCTGCCGGTGGAGCGGTTCTTCCGGGACGCGCGCGGTCTGCGGATCGCGGGCGGGGTGGACTTCCTGCTGGACTGGTTCGCCGCCCGGGGACGCCTGGCCGCCCAGGACCAGGCGCCCGATGCCGGTGCGCCCGATGCGGGTGCGCCCGATGAGGGGGCGGACGGGGAGACGGGCCTGACCGGCCGCAACCTGGAGCACCTGCGGGCGGCCCGCGCGGCGGCGGCCGAACTCGGCCGTCAGTGCCGAGAGCTGATGGACGGTCAGCCGGATCACGCCCGGCTGTTCGCCCGTCAGCACCTGCTGATCACGCTGAACCGGATCGCCAACGAGCTGCTGGCGATCAGCGCGGTGCTGGCCCGCGCGGCGGCCGAGCCCGGCACCGGGCTGCTGGCCGACCTGTTCTGCGCCGGCGCCCGGCAGCGGATCGCCGCCCTGCGGGCCGAGCTCGACGGGGTGGGCGAGGAGCCCGACTGGGCGGCGGCCGGCGCGGCCTGGCTCGGCGCCGAGCAGTGGCCCGGGCTGCTGGACGACGTGCTGACCACCACGCCGCCGGCGCGGTGA